TCTAATATGCAAGATCTTACCAGCGCATCTTTAATCTCAAGTCTGTTTATCATTTTTTCTGCAATATCGATATGTTCTTGCATCCTTTGCTTTTCTTTATAAAGAAAGGGGCCAGCTTTACTTAATAGCGCAGTCGGAATCTGTGTCATACCTAAATCATGCAAAACTAAGCCTAATCCCAAAGAATTAAGTTCTAACTTTTCATCACCTTTGTGTACGGTTTTCAGGTAAACGGCTGTGCCTACAAATAAAGTATTAACAGAATGACAAGCAATGTCGTTTGATCTTTGTAGAGTGTTAAAAAAATGCGACCAGCGATTTCTGTCTACCCATACATATTCACTGAAAATAGCCAAAACTGATTTTAATTGCTCAAGAGTTTCCGCAATTGGATTGCTAAAGAATGAACGTACTTTTTCCAATATGCCAGAATAAAAAATTTCTGCCGCAACCGCTTCATCTAGGTAGTGTTCAGTAAGCAAAGCACCTAAATTTTGACTTATATGTCCAGCTAGGCCTGCGTAGTCATCTTTAGTAATGAATAGGTTGCCATCTTGGCATTGTTTTTCCATCTGATCTTTCTTTTTAGGAGTGAGTCTTGTTTCTTTTGGAAAAAGGGGAGCAACTCTCTGAAATTCCTCATCGTATATACATAATGTAACTGGAAGCCTATTTCCAAATGTACTTACAATGTTAGAACTAATTTGTAGAAATTCTTCTGGGATTAAGTCCTCGTGGTTAGCTTGATTGCTCATTTTTCTATATCCTATGCGTGGTTCATAAATGAATAAGTCTTAATTCTATACTATTATTAAGTAATTTATTACAATGATAAATAAAAGTAAATAAAGTATAATCTTTGAACTATTCCCTTTTACAGGGAACGATAGCATGTTGCATAGCTATTAATCACTGGTGCTATCTTTTGAAACCGAATTACTTTGCTGAGTTTCAGTTAAAATATCGAATAGTCATTATTTTTTGATAATCTTTCAGATTATAAAGTGGACACATTTATATGTACTTGCTGTCGTTATGTATATTCTGTAATGCAAGGGTATTATGGAAATACTTAAGGGTTCTGTCTTTGTTTATTTCGTATAAACTTAAGGAGTTAAGTTGAGGTAATTGTGAAAGAAAAAATACCAATTAAATTTATGAGCAGTTCTAAGCAAATAATTTCAGAAAATCCGGATGTTTTTAATAAATTGCAGATTGTTATGGGAAAAGTAGCCGATATAATAGTCAAAAAAAAATATGTTGAAAATAGAATTGTTGAAGAAAAGTACAAAGGTTATAATGAGCCAGTTGATTAAAGTACCTATGAAAATTGTATGTTTTTTTTGCATGATATTTATTTTATCTACTCATGCAGGCCGTTGCTCTGAAGATGTTGTTAAAGTAGGTTTTTCTTACTTTCCACCTTGGATGATTCTTGAGAAAGGAGAGTTCAAGGGGGTTGATTGTGATTTACTCAAATCTGTTTTTGCACAAATGGGATTACATGTTGAATTTATTCC
This sequence is a window from Desulfovibrio sp. UCD-KL4C. Protein-coding genes within it:
- a CDS encoding HD domain-containing phosphohydrolase; protein product: MSNQANHEDLIPEEFLQISSNIVSTFGNRLPVTLCIYDEEFQRVAPLFPKETRLTPKKKDQMEKQCQDGNLFITKDDYAGLAGHISQNLGALLTEHYLDEAVAAEIFYSGILEKVRSFFSNPIAETLEQLKSVLAIFSEYVWVDRNRWSHFFNTLQRSNDIACHSVNTLFVGTAVYLKTVHKGDEKLELNSLGLGLVLHDLGMTQIPTALLSKAGPFLYKEKQRMQEHIDIAEKMINRLEIKDALVRSCILDHHERIDGSGYPRGKKADSISNETKVCSVADAFCAIISERWHRKGFNPILAAIVLTESNKRYDKNLTSALVSFIISNNPEMQALIKDKEKMQQLRTLALKQCE